One genomic region from Rhodococcus sp. SBT000017 encodes:
- a CDS encoding glycosyltransferase family 39 protein: MTAQLDRPAAMPPSHARQPSWQDRWWYRRRHLLGLLVLLAATATLYLWNLTASGYANTFYAAAVQAGTKDWTAWFFGSLDSENFITVDKPPAALWVMGLSARVFGFSSFSLLLPQALMGVAAVATVYAAVKRVANPTAGLLAGFALASVPAAALMFNFDNPDALLVLLMTLGGYFVVRSLQTPAGRRAAMWLALAGVALGFAFLTKMLQGLLVLPAFGLTYLVAGQAQLRARLLHLIGAFAALIVAAGWWVLTVQLWPESARPYIGGSTDNTVMDLVLGYNGLGRIFGNTGGGGMEAPAGMRAGAAGSSFGGSTGLDRLFGSEMGIQISWLIPAALVALVFGLIARGRAPRTDLLRASLILWGGWFLVTALIFSYMSGTIHPYYTVALAPALAGMIGTGGYALWLRRESVWGRAGMASVMIAAGIWSWVLLQRNADWLPALKWILLVGTVVAAVMILIAGRYTKLTAAALILGAVAGLGGGASYAIATTTNAHSGSIPTAGPTGAVTDGGMGGMGGGMPTGGMPPGGMPNGAAVPDGAAAAAELPAGFGSGDGGTGDTDGMPSMGGGMGGESNEELSALLESTTTKWSAAVNGSMSAAGYELSSDTAVMAIGGWSGDPAPSLDEFIEYVSNHEVTYYVSGGMGGGMARGGMGGDSESTSSQIQEWVEANFTATTVGGATVYDLSPFAG; this comes from the coding sequence ATGACTGCCCAACTCGACCGACCGGCCGCGATGCCTCCGTCGCACGCCCGCCAGCCGTCCTGGCAGGACAGGTGGTGGTATCGACGCCGGCACCTGCTCGGGCTGCTGGTTCTGCTCGCCGCCACAGCGACGCTGTACCTGTGGAACCTGACGGCAAGTGGCTACGCGAACACCTTTTACGCCGCTGCGGTGCAGGCAGGCACCAAGGACTGGACGGCGTGGTTCTTCGGATCGCTCGATTCCGAGAACTTCATCACCGTGGACAAACCGCCGGCCGCACTGTGGGTGATGGGACTGTCGGCTCGTGTGTTCGGGTTCTCCAGCTTCAGCTTGCTTCTGCCGCAGGCGTTGATGGGTGTCGCCGCCGTGGCGACGGTGTACGCCGCGGTCAAGCGAGTCGCGAACCCCACGGCCGGTTTGCTCGCCGGCTTCGCCCTGGCGTCGGTTCCGGCGGCGGCGTTGATGTTCAACTTCGACAATCCCGACGCGCTGCTGGTTCTCCTCATGACGCTCGGCGGCTACTTCGTCGTGCGGTCTCTGCAGACACCAGCGGGGCGACGTGCCGCGATGTGGCTCGCGTTGGCCGGTGTGGCGCTGGGATTCGCGTTCCTCACCAAGATGTTGCAGGGACTGCTGGTGCTGCCGGCGTTCGGTCTCACGTATCTTGTTGCGGGACAGGCACAGTTACGGGCCCGGTTGTTGCATCTCATTGGTGCGTTTGCGGCGCTGATCGTCGCTGCGGGGTGGTGGGTGTTGACGGTTCAGCTGTGGCCGGAGAGTGCCCGACCGTACATCGGCGGATCCACCGACAACACGGTCATGGATCTGGTGCTCGGGTACAACGGCCTCGGACGCATCTTCGGTAACACCGGTGGTGGTGGGATGGAGGCTCCGGCCGGAATGAGGGCCGGGGCTGCCGGATCGAGCTTCGGGGGGTCGACCGGACTGGACCGGCTGTTCGGCAGTGAGATGGGAATACAGATCTCCTGGCTCATCCCGGCGGCCTTGGTGGCGCTGGTGTTCGGGTTGATCGCTCGTGGCCGAGCACCACGTACCGACCTGCTGCGCGCATCCCTGATTCTGTGGGGCGGTTGGTTTCTGGTGACTGCGCTGATCTTCAGCTACATGTCCGGAACCATCCACCCGTACTACACCGTCGCGCTGGCTCCGGCTCTCGCGGGCATGATCGGAACCGGCGGCTACGCGCTGTGGCTCCGACGCGAATCGGTTTGGGGCAGAGCTGGTATGGCGTCGGTGATGATCGCGGCCGGAATCTGGAGTTGGGTGCTGTTGCAGCGCAACGCGGACTGGCTGCCGGCGTTGAAATGGATCCTGTTGGTGGGAACCGTCGTCGCTGCCGTCATGATCCTGATTGCCGGGCGCTACACGAAGCTCACAGCGGCAGCACTGATTCTCGGTGCCGTGGCCGGTCTTGGCGGCGGGGCGTCGTACGCCATCGCTACGACTACCAACGCGCACAGCGGATCCATCCCCACCGCAGGCCCGACCGGTGCAGTCACCGACGGCGGGATGGGTGGCATGGGTGGCGGAATGCCTACCGGTGGAATGCCGCCCGGTGGAATGCCGAACGGTGCTGCGGTCCCGGACGGTGCTGCGGCTGCGGCGGAACTGCCGGCTGGATTCGGCAGCGGTGACGGCGGTACGGGCGACACGGACGGTATGCCCAGCATGGGTGGCGGTATGGGCGGTGAGTCCAACGAGGAGTTGTCGGCTCTGCTCGAGTCCACGACGACGAAATGGTCTGCTGCGGTGAACGGTTCCATGTCGGCTGCGGGGTACGAGTTGTCGTCCGATACTGCGGTCATGGCAATCGGCGGTTGGAGCGGTGATCCTGCGCCGTCGCTCGACGAGTTCATCGAGTACGTCTCCAACCATGAAGTGACGTACTACGTGTCCGGTGGGATGGGTGGCGGTATGGCCCGCGGGGGAATGGGCGGCGACTCGGAGAGTACGTCCTCGCAGATCCAGGAATGGGTCGAGGCGAACTTCACGGCCACCACGGTCGGCGGCGCGACGGTGTACGACCTGAGTCCCTTCGCAGGC
- a CDS encoding alpha/beta fold hydrolase: MTERSVQLGPVQTWYAEVGDGEPVVFLHPGGVDARALDVTVAGLASTMRVYTPERRGHGRTPDVEGPGLSTALTFADMAADTIAFIEQVVGGPTKLAGCSDGGVVALLVALERPDLVERLACVASVFHRDGWGGGMSGQTERSDFVRRLDDMHSTDPALTPEMLAELSVRTLVMIGDDDEVSIEHATEFYRSVPVAELSIVPGTSHGLLVEKPALCNAILLDFLTRDSVQTFAPIRRA, from the coding sequence ATGACAGAGCGCTCGGTACAGCTAGGGCCGGTGCAGACCTGGTACGCAGAGGTCGGCGACGGGGAGCCGGTGGTGTTTCTGCACCCCGGTGGTGTCGACGCGCGGGCGCTCGACGTCACCGTCGCCGGCCTGGCGTCGACGATGCGGGTGTACACCCCCGAGCGTCGGGGCCACGGCCGAACCCCCGATGTCGAGGGGCCCGGACTGTCGACGGCGTTGACCTTTGCGGATATGGCCGCCGACACCATCGCGTTCATCGAGCAGGTGGTCGGTGGACCGACGAAGCTGGCGGGATGCAGCGACGGCGGTGTGGTGGCCCTGCTCGTCGCACTGGAGAGACCGGATCTGGTGGAGCGCCTCGCCTGTGTGGCAAGCGTGTTCCACCGCGACGGCTGGGGCGGTGGAATGTCCGGCCAGACCGAGCGAAGCGATTTCGTGCGCAGGCTCGACGACATGCACAGCACCGATCCGGCGCTGACGCCCGAGATGCTGGCCGAGCTGTCGGTCCGCACGCTGGTGATGATCGGCGACGACGACGAGGTGAGCATCGAGCACGCCACCGAGTTCTATCGCAGCGTGCCGGTCGCCGAACTCTCGATCGTGCCGGGCACTTCCCATGGGCTCTTGGTCGAGAAGCCTGCGCTGTGCAACGCGATCCTGCTGGACTTCCTCACTCGAGACTCAGTGCAGACTTTCGCGCCGATTCGGCGGGCGTGA
- a CDS encoding vitamin K epoxide reductase family protein produces MRTRAGAAVVGPAVFTLFSALGLLAALTLTIERFKLLEDASYVPSCSLNPVLSCGSVMVTKQAALFGFPNPILGIVAFSVALVAGVLWLGRVELPHWFWLGLSAGLLLGEVFVHWLIFESLYEINALCPYCMVVWAVTMPLFVLSLSRLVGSGPNNGGTVGRLFLEWRWTLLAVWYAIVVALIGIRFSDYWASLF; encoded by the coding sequence ATGCGAACCCGAGCAGGCGCTGCAGTTGTCGGCCCAGCTGTCTTCACCCTGTTCAGCGCTCTCGGGTTACTCGCTGCGCTGACGCTGACGATCGAGCGATTCAAACTGCTCGAGGACGCGTCGTACGTCCCGTCGTGCAGCCTGAATCCGGTGCTCTCGTGCGGGTCGGTGATGGTGACGAAACAGGCGGCGCTCTTCGGCTTCCCGAACCCCATCCTCGGCATCGTCGCCTTCTCCGTCGCTCTCGTCGCCGGGGTGCTGTGGCTCGGCCGCGTCGAACTGCCGCACTGGTTCTGGCTCGGACTGAGCGCGGGCCTGCTGCTCGGTGAAGTGTTCGTGCACTGGCTGATCTTCGAGAGCCTGTACGAGATCAACGCTCTGTGCCCCTACTGCATGGTGGTGTGGGCGGTGACGATGCCGTTGTTCGTGCTGTCTCTGAGCCGATTGGTCGGCTCCGGCCCGAACAACGGCGGCACTGTCGGCCGTCTCTTCCTCGAATGGCGGTGGACGCTGCTCGCGGTGTGGTACGCAATCGTCGTCGCGCTCATCGGAATCCGCTTCTCGGACTATTGGGCATCCCTGTTCTGA
- a CDS encoding ice-binding family protein, translated as MPATEHSRTSTPIRRRGRTLAPLAGSVALATSALMLITASPAVAQPTTVGLGTAGTFAVLAGSTVTNTGTSTISGDVGVSPGEGEPPSVTGFPPGLVTGGVIHDRDTVAAQAQSDLTVGYNDAAGRTGPANVGVELGGQTLLAGLYGGSGTLGLTGRLTLDAQGNSDAVFIFQAASTLITASESEVLLTNGANPCNVFWQIGSSATLGTDTEFVGTVMALESITATTGATVDGRLLARNGAVTLDSNRITRPNCATVIPPTTTTPPITTTPPVTTTPPVTTTPPVTTTPPVTTTPPVTTTPPVTVAVHRVPRVTVAVRRRSSSKYPRSSRVCRR; from the coding sequence ATGCCCGCTACAGAGCACAGCCGCACGTCGACCCCCATCAGGCGCAGGGGCAGAACCCTCGCTCCACTCGCCGGTTCGGTCGCGTTGGCCACCAGCGCACTCATGCTGATCACTGCATCTCCTGCCGTTGCTCAGCCCACCACCGTGGGCCTCGGAACCGCAGGAACTTTCGCCGTACTGGCCGGGTCCACGGTCACCAACACCGGCACGTCGACCATCAGCGGTGACGTCGGTGTCAGCCCAGGTGAAGGTGAGCCCCCCAGCGTCACCGGATTTCCACCCGGCTTGGTCACCGGCGGAGTGATCCACGACCGCGATACCGTTGCTGCACAGGCACAATCGGATCTCACCGTCGGCTACAACGATGCTGCCGGTCGAACCGGCCCGGCGAACGTCGGAGTGGAGCTCGGCGGGCAGACTCTTCTCGCCGGACTGTACGGAGGATCGGGCACGCTCGGCCTGACCGGAAGGCTGACACTGGACGCCCAGGGGAACTCGGATGCCGTGTTCATCTTCCAGGCGGCGTCGACCCTGATCACAGCCTCCGAGAGCGAGGTATTGCTCACCAACGGGGCCAACCCGTGCAACGTGTTCTGGCAGATCGGTAGCTCCGCGACGTTGGGGACCGATACCGAGTTCGTCGGCACCGTCATGGCGCTGGAGTCCATCACCGCCACCACCGGCGCCACCGTCGACGGACGCTTGCTTGCCCGGAACGGTGCCGTGACTCTGGACTCGAACAGGATCACCCGACCGAACTGTGCAACCGTCATTCCTCCGACGACCACAACACCCCCGATCACCACGACACCCCCGGTGACCACTACGCCTCCGGTGACCACTACGCCTCCGGTGACCACTACGCCCCCGGTGACCACTACCCCTCCGGTCACCACGACGCCCCCGGTGACGGTGGCGGTACACCGGGTACCCCGGGTGACGGTGGCGGTACGCCGCCGATCGTCATCGAAGTACCCCCGATCATCCCGGGTGTGCCGCCGGTGA
- a CDS encoding class F sortase — protein sequence MRPTVEVSVPLAESARTTTRPRAVVRAVAAACFMLLLLVAGCATPSDAGPSQNDSTSSSSSAPAAVAPTDDVAAQSSSAPGSPPARLEIGAIGVDSDVMGLGLRPDGSMEVPAGGFPAGWYTGSPVPGQLGPSIVAGHVDWGGSPGVFYRLRDLEQGDDVTVVSQDGTTVRFVVSAVEQYPKDAFPTDKVYGDIDHPGLRLITCGGQFDSDISSYDDNIVVYADRV from the coding sequence GTGAGACCTACCGTCGAGGTATCGGTACCTCTGGCTGAATCCGCCCGCACCACGACCCGTCCTCGGGCCGTGGTGCGGGCCGTGGCAGCGGCCTGCTTCATGCTGCTGTTACTGGTTGCCGGCTGCGCAACGCCCTCGGATGCCGGCCCCTCGCAGAACGATTCGACGTCCTCGTCTTCTTCGGCTCCTGCCGCCGTCGCCCCGACGGACGACGTTGCAGCCCAATCGTCGTCGGCTCCCGGGTCACCACCTGCGCGCCTCGAGATCGGTGCGATCGGCGTGGACTCCGATGTGATGGGTCTGGGTCTGCGTCCGGACGGCTCGATGGAAGTTCCCGCAGGCGGTTTCCCCGCCGGTTGGTACACCGGGTCGCCGGTTCCGGGGCAACTGGGACCGTCGATCGTTGCGGGGCATGTGGATTGGGGCGGCAGCCCCGGTGTCTTCTACCGGCTCCGTGATCTCGAACAGGGCGACGATGTCACCGTCGTCAGCCAGGACGGCACCACGGTCCGATTCGTCGTCAGCGCGGTGGAGCAGTATCCGAAGGATGCGTTCCCCACCGACAAGGTCTACGGAGACATCGACCACCCCGGCTTGCGCTTGATCACCTGTGGCGGCCAATTCGACTCGGACATCTCGAGTTACGACGACAACATCGTCGTGTACGCCGATCGCGTCTGA
- a CDS encoding TetR/AcrR family transcriptional regulator C-terminal domain-containing protein, with the protein MSTTDRFGPHSRGKIDREYVVSAALCIVDRTGLDSLSIRSLAASIDRDPMTVYRYLPTKEALLDAIADSILSPLVTVDVTDADWQGQLRMFARHYRCLALEHPHAVILLSTRPHRTPLGLGTTRSLRSLESVLALLINAGFTAPEALSTYRLLKSFLRGHLLSETQEMPENPDETGDRLSLALRRLPVDEFPLLSTLPPLITAYDGAHELERGLDVLFAGLVRTVVPAEAVTPAESARKSALSLE; encoded by the coding sequence ATGTCCACAACAGACCGATTCGGCCCACACTCCAGGGGCAAGATCGACCGCGAGTACGTGGTGTCGGCCGCGCTGTGCATCGTCGATCGCACCGGCCTCGACAGCCTGTCGATCCGGAGCCTCGCGGCGTCGATCGATCGCGATCCGATGACCGTGTACCGGTACCTCCCGACCAAGGAGGCACTACTCGACGCCATCGCCGATTCGATACTCAGTCCGCTCGTGACGGTCGATGTGACCGATGCCGATTGGCAGGGACAACTACGAATGTTCGCTCGGCACTATCGCTGTCTCGCCCTCGAGCATCCGCACGCGGTAATTCTGCTGTCCACCCGCCCTCATCGAACGCCGCTCGGACTGGGCACCACGAGGTCTTTGAGGTCACTCGAAAGCGTGCTGGCGTTGCTGATCAACGCAGGATTCACCGCACCCGAAGCGTTGTCGACCTATCGGCTGCTCAAGTCCTTCCTCCGCGGTCACCTGCTGAGCGAGACTCAGGAAATGCCCGAGAACCCCGACGAGACCGGCGACCGCCTCAGCCTGGCGTTGCGCCGACTACCCGTCGACGAATTTCCGTTGCTGTCCACTCTGCCGCCGCTCATCACCGCGTACGACGGTGCCCACGAACTCGAGCGTGGCCTGGACGTCCTGTTCGCAGGTCTCGTGCGCACCGTTGTGCCGGCCGAGGCTGTCACGCCCGCCGAATCGGCGCGAAAGTCTGCACTGAGTCTCGAGTGA
- a CDS encoding nitrate/nitrite transporter has protein sequence MRTVWVVWGVGVFAYIVGVLHRTSFGVAGLSAADRFSVSPSLLSSFVVLQVIVYAGMQIPAGVLLDRIGSRKMIAAGALIMASAQITLALTESLPIAVAARAFVGVGDALTFISVLRLVPRWFSPRRVPIVSQLTGLLGQLGQVLSAVPFLILLNGPGWTFAFGSAAALGLLALVLVLALVRDRPDDGAAPVFEPTTLRQTLASIAEVWRRPGTRLGFFSHMGTQFSITVFALLWGVPYLTSAQGLSASTAGALLTMSVLAAVASGIVVGLLTGRYPMRRSWLVLAIMISNATMWAIVLALPGPAPLWLLVLLVVVISVGGPGSVIGFDYARTFNPSANLGTAQGMVNIGGFLASLLVIAAIGWILDAMGGYTFDGFRVALLAQFPVWIVAITGVLLTRRKTRRVLAAEGIHPHTMREVRDRMRRK, from the coding sequence GTGAGAACCGTGTGGGTGGTGTGGGGCGTCGGTGTCTTCGCCTACATCGTCGGAGTGCTGCACCGGACGTCCTTCGGCGTCGCCGGCCTGAGTGCGGCCGATCGGTTCTCGGTGTCGCCGTCCCTGCTGTCGTCGTTCGTGGTGCTGCAGGTGATCGTGTACGCGGGAATGCAGATCCCGGCCGGGGTACTGCTGGATCGCATCGGTTCGCGCAAGATGATCGCCGCGGGCGCGTTGATCATGGCGTCGGCTCAGATCACGCTGGCGCTCACGGAATCGCTCCCCATCGCGGTGGCTGCGCGGGCGTTCGTGGGTGTCGGTGATGCGCTCACGTTCATCTCGGTGCTGCGGTTGGTGCCGCGCTGGTTCTCGCCGCGACGAGTGCCGATCGTCTCGCAGCTGACCGGTCTGCTCGGCCAGCTCGGCCAGGTGCTCTCCGCGGTCCCGTTCTTGATTCTGTTGAACGGACCCGGCTGGACGTTCGCGTTCGGCAGCGCAGCGGCACTCGGGCTCCTCGCCCTCGTACTGGTTCTCGCGCTCGTCAGGGATCGCCCCGACGACGGTGCTGCCCCCGTGTTCGAGCCGACGACGCTGCGACAGACCCTCGCCTCCATCGCCGAGGTGTGGCGTCGGCCCGGCACCCGGCTCGGCTTCTTCTCGCACATGGGCACCCAGTTCTCGATCACGGTCTTCGCCTTGCTGTGGGGTGTGCCGTATCTGACGTCGGCGCAGGGCCTGTCGGCATCGACGGCCGGAGCGTTGCTGACGATGTCGGTGCTGGCCGCGGTGGCGTCGGGCATCGTGGTGGGTCTTCTCACCGGGCGCTACCCGATGCGTCGGTCGTGGCTGGTACTGGCGATCATGATCAGCAACGCGACGATGTGGGCGATCGTGTTGGCGCTGCCAGGACCCGCGCCGCTGTGGTTGCTGGTGCTGCTCGTCGTGGTGATCTCGGTGGGTGGTCCGGGATCGGTGATCGGGTTCGATTACGCCCGCACGTTCAATCCGAGCGCCAATCTGGGGACGGCGCAGGGGATGGTGAATATCGGCGGCTTCCTGGCTTCGCTGTTGGTGATCGCGGCGATCGGATGGATTCTCGACGCGATGGGCGGGTACACGTTCGACGGTTTCCGGGTGGCGTTGCTCGCGCAGTTCCCGGTGTGGATCGTCGCGATCACCGGGGTTCTGTTGACGCGGCGCAAGACTCGGCGGGTGCTCGCTGCCGAGGGCATTCACCCGCACACGATGCGTGAGGTGCGAGACCGGATGAGGCGTAAGTAG
- the aroQ gene encoding type II 3-dehydroquinate dehydratase, with amino-acid sequence MAEQVLVLNGPNLNMLGTRQPEVYGHATLADVVTLCEKTGAEHGLTVRAEQSNHEGQLIDWIHEARGVASGIVINPGGLTHTSVALRDALVIPEVPIIEVHISNVHAREEFRHHSFVSPIASGVIAGLGIDGYRFAIQRLASLI; translated from the coding sequence ATGGCCGAACAGGTACTGGTATTGAACGGCCCGAATCTGAACATGCTCGGCACCAGGCAGCCGGAGGTGTACGGCCACGCCACTCTCGCCGACGTCGTCACCCTGTGCGAGAAGACCGGCGCCGAGCACGGACTCACCGTCCGGGCCGAGCAGTCCAACCACGAGGGCCAGCTCATCGACTGGATTCACGAGGCCCGTGGGGTGGCGTCGGGCATCGTCATCAATCCGGGCGGGTTGACGCATACGTCCGTGGCACTGCGCGACGCACTCGTCATCCCGGAGGTGCCGATCATCGAGGTGCACATTTCCAACGTGCACGCCCGCGAGGAGTTTCGGCACCACTCCTTCGTCTCCCCCATCGCCAGCGGTGTCATCGCCGGACTCGGGATCGACGGATACCGATTCGCCATCCAACGGCTCGCTTCTCTCATCTGA
- a CDS encoding DsbA family protein, with protein MNTSKNVSKDIKAMQNGDKNRRTLIQIVVAVVLIALVAAIALFIVNKDSTSGDASPAAGSGASTGAQLTPASLTDDGAIRFGNPDATTVISVVEDFQCPACKNFESISGSTLQQLADAGNVAVDYRPISILDRFSNGTMYSTRAASAAVCVAENDRENWMNWHTAMFEQQPSEGGTGLTDDELVAIAASAGADSPAVASCITDGSYTDWVTTQTQSVLGEGINGTPNVRVNGTDIANPTPENILAAAAGN; from the coding sequence GTGAACACGAGCAAGAACGTCTCCAAAGACATCAAGGCCATGCAGAACGGCGACAAGAATCGTCGGACTCTGATCCAGATCGTCGTCGCAGTCGTTCTGATCGCGCTCGTGGCTGCAATCGCACTGTTCATCGTCAACAAGGATTCGACGTCGGGGGATGCATCTCCCGCCGCAGGCTCCGGCGCGTCGACCGGAGCCCAGCTCACCCCCGCGTCTTTGACGGACGACGGTGCCATCCGCTTCGGCAACCCCGACGCCACCACCGTCATCAGCGTCGTCGAGGACTTCCAGTGCCCGGCGTGCAAGAACTTCGAGTCCATCAGCGGATCGACGTTGCAGCAGCTGGCCGACGCAGGCAATGTCGCCGTCGACTATCGCCCCATCTCCATTCTCGACCGGTTCTCGAACGGAACCATGTACTCGACGCGCGCCGCGAGCGCTGCTGTCTGCGTCGCCGAGAACGACCGCGAGAACTGGATGAACTGGCACACCGCCATGTTCGAGCAGCAGCCGTCCGAGGGCGGTACCGGACTGACCGACGACGAGCTCGTCGCGATCGCCGCATCTGCCGGTGCCGACTCCCCCGCCGTCGCGTCGTGCATCACCGACGGCAGCTACACCGATTGGGTCACCACCCAGACACAGTCGGTCCTCGGCGAAGGCATCAACGGAACACCGAACGTCCGGGTCAACGGCACCGACATCGCTAACCCGACGCCCGAGAACATCCTCGCCGCCGCAGCCGGTAACTGA
- a CDS encoding MDR family MFS transporter yields the protein MVTEPEVTSATGEYSHREIMTILSGLMMGMFLAALDQTIVSTSVRTIADDLNGFSVLAWVTTAYLITSTVSTPLYGKLSDLYGRKPFFMTAISIFVVGSMLCGIATSMYELAAFRAVQGLGAGGLMSMALAIIGDIVPPRERAKYQGYFLAVFGTSSVLGPVIGGLLAGQSSILGITGWRWVFYINVPLGIIALVVVWRVLNLPVYRRETRVDCWGAVLLSVGLVPLLIIAEQGRVWGWSSPRALLCFGIGIVGVIAFVLAEIKMGDDALIPMRFFRNPLFSLCIAVSVIAGAAMFGGISLLPQYLQVVKGSSPTLAGYQTLPLVGALMIASIVSGRMISKTGRYKIFPIVGTALMAIAMFVFHYVHADTPLWQTMVVMGVFGLGLGSMMQPLTLAIQNAMPPKDMGVSTSAATFFRQIGATVGIAVFLSMLFTQLTPKTGDALVAASSTPAFQHAVQSAATSSDPLQSGFAQAIASGDASVAGSALQDSSFIQKLEPALAEPFRIGFSDAMDYVFLAVSILMLLGFVLVLFLKEVPLRTMSGLAAAQQERDEERANEAGPGLV from the coding sequence ATGGTAACCGAGCCTGAAGTGACCTCAGCGACCGGCGAGTATTCGCATCGCGAGATCATGACGATTCTGTCGGGCCTGATGATGGGCATGTTCCTCGCGGCCCTCGATCAGACCATCGTCTCGACGTCCGTCCGCACCATTGCCGACGACCTCAACGGGTTCTCGGTTCTGGCCTGGGTGACGACGGCCTACCTCATCACCTCGACGGTCTCGACCCCGTTGTACGGCAAGCTGTCCGACCTCTACGGGCGCAAGCCGTTCTTCATGACGGCCATCTCGATCTTCGTCGTCGGATCGATGCTGTGCGGCATCGCGACGTCGATGTACGAGCTCGCCGCCTTCCGTGCCGTCCAAGGCCTCGGTGCAGGTGGTCTGATGTCGATGGCCCTGGCGATCATCGGCGATATCGTCCCGCCGCGCGAACGTGCCAAGTACCAGGGCTACTTCCTGGCCGTGTTCGGGACGTCCAGCGTGCTCGGGCCGGTCATCGGTGGACTGCTCGCCGGGCAGTCGTCGATCCTCGGAATCACCGGCTGGCGTTGGGTTTTCTACATCAACGTCCCGCTGGGCATCATCGCACTCGTGGTGGTGTGGCGAGTACTGAACCTGCCGGTGTATCGTCGCGAGACGCGCGTCGACTGTTGGGGCGCAGTACTTCTCAGCGTCGGCCTCGTGCCGCTGCTCATCATCGCCGAGCAGGGACGCGTGTGGGGATGGAGCTCGCCGCGGGCCCTGCTGTGCTTCGGAATCGGAATCGTCGGCGTCATCGCGTTCGTGCTCGCCGAGATCAAGATGGGCGACGACGCCCTAATCCCCATGCGATTCTTCCGAAACCCGTTGTTCTCGTTGTGTATTGCTGTCAGCGTCATCGCCGGAGCGGCCATGTTCGGCGGCATCTCGCTGCTGCCGCAGTACCTGCAGGTGGTCAAGGGATCCTCGCCGACACTGGCCGGCTACCAGACCCTGCCCCTCGTCGGTGCCCTGATGATCGCGTCGATCGTCTCGGGTCGGATGATCTCGAAGACTGGGCGCTACAAGATCTTTCCGATCGTCGGTACGGCTCTGATGGCCATCGCGATGTTCGTCTTCCACTACGTGCACGCCGATACCCCGCTGTGGCAGACGATGGTCGTCATGGGTGTGTTCGGCCTCGGTCTCGGTTCGATGATGCAGCCGCTGACCCTGGCCATCCAGAATGCGATGCCGCCCAAGGACATGGGTGTATCCACCTCTGCCGCAACGTTCTTCCGACAGATCGGTGCGACTGTGGGCATTGCCGTCTTCCTGTCGATGCTGTTCACCCAGCTGACCCCGAAGACGGGTGACGCGTTGGTTGCCGCGAGTTCGACCCCGGCGTTCCAGCATGCGGTACAGAGCGCGGCAACGAGTTCCGATCCCCTGCAGTCCGGTTTCGCGCAGGCCATCGCCTCGGGTGACGCCTCCGTTGCAGGCAGTGCACTGCAGGACAGCTCGTTCATTCAGAAGCTCGAACCTGCTCTTGCCGAGCCGTTCCGCATCGGCTTCTCCGACGCCATGGACTACGTGTTCCTGGCAGTGTCGATCCTGATGCTCCTCGGATTCGTGCTGGTGCTCTTTTTGAAAGAAGTGCCGCTACGGACGATGTCGGGTCTGGCCGCTGCGCAGCAGGAACGAGACGAAGAACGCGCGAACGAGGCGGGGCCCGGTCTGGTCTGA